A single window of Magnetococcus marinus MC-1 DNA harbors:
- a CDS encoding helix-turn-helix domain-containing protein — translation MYIPCNQNQPIQLISPKQAASMLGIEVTTLSNWRVSKRYPLSYVRIGRKIMYRLQDVEQFIQSRAVNVQGHSSAFGASA, via the coding sequence ATGTACATACCCTGTAACCAAAACCAGCCCATTCAATTGATCTCACCCAAACAGGCTGCCTCGATGCTGGGTATTGAGGTGACCACACTTTCCAACTGGCGCGTCTCCAAACGCTACCCTCTCTCATATGTTCGTATCGGTCGCAAGATTATGTACCGCCTGCAGGACGTTGAGCAGTTCATACAGTCCCGTGCGGTCAATGTTCAAGGCCACAGCTCGGCGTTTGGCGCAAGTGCATGA
- a CDS encoding XRE family transcriptional regulator has protein sequence MDTLGHRLKDARLALGLSQKKLADKAGVSQGLIHKLETGFYEGTGQIVPIAGALDVRPEWLHSGEQPRRWGNPQYKDLRENSSHSSADGSAHSGHTTSEGYALIPIYSVHASAGLGEEVIQEDVLDHLAFQTSWLSQKGLDPCKLGVIQAQGDSMYPTFDDGDVLLLDMGQREVVDGKVFVLRSEEYLYVKRLQILPGRILIVSDNPKYQSVQVTREERELWKIVGRVVWVGREI, from the coding sequence ATGGATACCTTAGGACACAGACTGAAAGATGCTCGGCTCGCGTTAGGCCTGTCCCAGAAAAAACTGGCGGATAAGGCAGGCGTGAGCCAGGGCCTCATTCATAAACTTGAGACCGGCTTCTATGAAGGCACCGGCCAGATTGTGCCTATTGCCGGGGCTCTTGATGTGCGCCCTGAGTGGCTTCACAGCGGCGAGCAACCCCGTCGTTGGGGCAACCCCCAATATAAAGATCTCAGGGAAAACAGTAGCCACTCAAGCGCAGATGGCAGCGCGCACTCAGGACACACCACATCCGAGGGGTATGCCCTCATCCCGATCTACTCCGTGCATGCCAGTGCAGGACTGGGCGAAGAGGTGATTCAGGAAGATGTACTGGACCACCTGGCGTTCCAAACCTCCTGGTTAAGCCAGAAGGGGCTTGATCCCTGTAAGCTGGGTGTTATCCAAGCCCAAGGAGATAGCATGTACCCCACCTTTGATGATGGGGATGTGCTTCTACTGGATATGGGACAGCGTGAGGTGGTAGATGGCAAGGTATTCGTCCTACGCTCTGAAGAGTATCTGTACGTCAAACGCCTTCAAATCCTACCAGGACGCATTCTGATCGTTAGTGACAACCCCAAATACCAATCCGTCCAGGTTACCCGTGAAGAGCGGGAACTTTGGAAGATTGTCGGCAGAGTCGTTTGGGTCGGGCGGGAAATCTGA
- a CDS encoding DUF2924 domain-containing protein, whose product MNVLAEIVALPKKPTKELNAMWRSYFNTDPPQAGKSYLVRRLAYRIQELAYGSIPEATNQLLDTLASATAEQATKNRSDTTSLTPGTRLIREWKGMEHFVTVLDRGFEYQGRKYRSLSAVAKAITGTHWSGPAFFGINGGK is encoded by the coding sequence ATGAATGTATTGGCTGAAATCGTAGCCTTGCCCAAAAAGCCCACCAAAGAGCTCAATGCCATGTGGCGGAGCTACTTTAATACGGATCCTCCCCAGGCTGGCAAATCCTACCTGGTTCGCCGGTTGGCCTATCGGATCCAGGAGCTTGCGTATGGAAGCATTCCAGAAGCGACCAACCAATTGCTTGATACCCTGGCATCTGCGACGGCAGAACAAGCCACAAAAAACAGGTCTGACACCACTTCGCTCACTCCAGGCACGCGCCTTATACGGGAGTGGAAGGGCATGGAACATTTCGTCACGGTTCTAGACAGGGGGTTTGAGTATCAGGGGCGCAAATACCGCAGCCTTTCAGCCGTAGCCAAGGCCATTACCGGCACACACTGGAGTGGACCTGCCTTTTTCGGGATCAATGGAGGTAAATAA